In the genome of Variovorax sp. PAMC26660, the window TCTTCATCCGATTTCGCTCCAGCCTTACAGCAACTTCACACAAGGGGGCGAGGATGAAGCTTCCAAATCACACCACTGGGGGATCAGTGAAAAAGCTTACCTTCGCAATTGGCGCCGCGGCCCTTCTGTCGCTCGCCTCGCTCAGCATTCCGGCCCAGGCCCAGACGGGCGGCCGCTTCATCCAGGCGCAGGTCTACGTGGTGCCCGCACCGCCGCCTCCGCGCCGCTACTACGCGCCGCCACCGCCGCGCCACCATTACGGCCCGCGCTACTACCGCGGGCACGACCGTTACGACCACGGCCGCCGCTGGGATGACCGCCGCCACTACAGCGGTCGCCGGGACAACGACGGAGACGGCGTGCCCAACCGCTACGACCGCCGGCCCAACAATCCCTACCGCAACTGATCTGCGACTCGGACAGATCGAAAAACCCGGGCCGAGCGCCCGGGTTTTTCTTTGTGCAGGCGCGCTCTATGCCGCAGCGCGCGCGGGTGACGCCGCATAGGGCGGCGTCTCGCTCGACAGGCCCTGCTTCAACTGACGGGTGACCGCGTCGGCCAACACCTCGGGCTTGCCCGCTTCCACACCGTCCAGCGCCTGGCGCGCCACGTCGTCCGGCGACGCCTTGGCACCCGGCACGTGTGCAGCCATGTCGGTGTCCATGAAGGCCACATGCAGGCTCGTGATCTGAGTGCCCTGCCCCGCCAGTTCATTGCGCAAGCCATTGCTCAGCGACCATGCCGCGGACTTCGTCGCGCTGTAGGTCGCCACGCTCGGAAAGGTGGTCCAGCTCAAGGCCGACAGCACGTTGACGACGGCACCGCCGCCGTTGACGGCGAGCACGGGCGCGAAGGCTTGCGTCAGCGCCCAGGGGCCGAAGAAGTTGGTTTCGAATTCGGCGCGCGCGGCATCGACCGCACCGGCGCCGAGAAAGCTCGATCCGCGAGAGATGCCGGCGTTGTTCACGAGCAGCGTGACATCGCCGCAGGCGCGCACGGCGGCTTCGATCTGCGCGGCTTGCGTCACGTCGAGCGCCACCGGCGTCACACCGGCCAGCGTGATGCTCTTCGGATCGCGCGCGGCGCCATAGACCTTGCGTGCACCGGCCGCCAGCGCGGCCTTGGCGAAAGCCAGTCCCAGCCCACGGTTCGCACCGGTGATGAAGACGACGGAGTCCTTGATTTTCATGGCAAGCCTTTCGGTGAGAAATTGATTCAGGCCTGCGCCACGCGGCGCAGCAATCCGGTGGTGCTGCGGGGCCATCCCACGCGGCCGAACCATGCGCCGCCCGCAATGGCCGATGCGATCACGATGCCGTACACCACGAGCGCCACGCCCTGCGCAGCGAACACGCCGGTGAGGCCGCCGCCCCAGCGCAGCGCCAGCCAGCCGCCCGTGCCCGCCACGGCCAGCCGCGCGATGTTGCCGAGCACCGGCCACAGCAGCCGGCCCGCGCCCTGCGACGCGAAGTACAGCACCAGCCCGACGCCGAAGAAGCCGTAGAGCGGCCCGACCACACGCAGGTAGTGCGTGCCGGTTTCGAGCATCGCCGGGTCGTTGCCGAACAGCAGCAGCCAGGGGCGCGGGAAGAATGCGGCCGCGAGCCCGATGGTTTCGGTCAGCGCGAAGGCGAGCCCCGCGCCGGCCCATGTGGCGCGCAGCGCGCGCTCGCGCTGCCCTGCGCCCATGCAGGTGCCGACCATCGCGACCAGCGGCGCACCGAGGCCGAACACCAGCGGCACCAGCAGGTATTCGAGCCGCGATGCCGTGCCGTAGCCGGCCAGTGCGCCCGAACCGAAGTGCCCGGTCAGCGCGGTGGCAATGCCGATCGACAGGTTGGTCGCCACGGTCGACACCGCGCCCACCAGCCCGATGCGCAGGATGTCGCGGAACAGCGGCCAGCGCAGCTTCAGCGCCGCCAGCGTGGGCCGCAGCAGGCTGCGTGGCGAGCGCAGGTAGACGATGAGCGCGATCGAGCCCAGCAGGTAGTACAGCAGCAGCGCCATCGCACCGCCCGCGATGCCCATGCCAGGGATCGGCCCCCAGCCGAAGATCAGCAGCGGCGACGCCGGAATCAGGAACACCACGCCCACCACCGTCACATTGGCCGGCACCGACATGTTGCCGGTGCCGCGGATGATGGCGGAGAGCGAGTTGAACAGCCACACCAGCACCGCGCCCGCGAAGACCCAGTTGGAGTACGTGAGCGCCGCATCGAGCGCAGGGCCCGTGCCGCCCATGATCCCGTAGAGCCAGCGCCCGCCGAAGAGCAATGCCAGCGTGAAGCACAGGCCAAAGCCCAGCGCGATGACGATGGCATGCCACACCAGCGCATCGGCATCGGCGCGGCGGCGTGCACCGAGCGCGCGGGCAATCGACGAAGCGATGCCGCCGCCCATCGCGCCGCTGGAAGTCATCTGCATCAGCATGACGATGGGGAACACCAGCGCCATGCCGGCGAGCGCGTCGGTGCCGAGCTTGCCGACGAAGTAGGTTTCGATCAGGCCGACGGAGGCCTGCGCCACCATCACGAGCACGTTGGGCGCCGCAAGGCGCAGCAGCGTGGGCACGATGGGCGCTTCAAGCAGGCGGCGCGTGCGGGGGTCGAGGTCGGCCGACGAGGCGATGGAAGAAGTTGCGGTGGACATGGCTGGCGTGCGCGTTCGGTTGCGTGTCAGGCGCGTGCCGTCGATGTCGAGGCCTTCGACGCCGTCGAAGCCGGCGCGCCGGTCTTGGCGGCCGGGCGGCGAATCATCATCACGAGCAGCGCCGCCACCAGGCAGGCTGCGCCGGCCGCGTAGAGCGCGGGGGTGTAGGTCAGCAGCAGCGTGCGCGCAAAGCCGGCGCCATAGGCGGCGGTGGCGGCGCCCAGTTGGTGCGCGGCGAAGATCCAGCCGAACACCAGGCCGACCTTGGCCGGGCCGAAGGCAGCGCCGGCAAGCTTGACGGTGGGCGGCACGGTGGCGATCCAGTCGAGGCCGTAGAACATCGCGAAGATGCCCAGGCCGTAGATCGTGAATTCCGAATGCGGCAGCCAGAACAGCGACAGTCCGCGCAGGCCGTAGTACCAGAAGAGCAGCTTGCGGTTGTCGTAGCGGTCCGAGAGCCAGCCCGAAAGAATGGTGCCCACGAAGTCGAAGGCGCCCATCATGGCCAGCACCGAGGCGGCCGGCACTGCCCCCATGCCGTTGTCGCCGCACAGCGAGATGAAGTGCGTCTGCACCAGGCCGTTGGTGCTGAGGCCGCAGATGAAGAAGGTGCCGGCCAAAATCCAGAAGGTGCGGTTGGTCGAGACTTCCTTCAGCACGCGGAACGGCGTGGCGAAGTTCATCATCGGTGCCGCCGCAACCGGTGCGGCCGGCTGCGTGCCGGGCACTTCACCGTAAGGCAGCAGGCCGATGTCCGAAGGCCGGTTGCGCATGAAGCACAGCGCAAGCACGCCGATCAGGATGCTGCCGATGACGATCGGCACGATGGCCGAGCGCCAGCCCCAGTGCTCGATCATCCAGGCTGCGAATGGCAAAAAGGCCAGTTGCCCCGTGGCCGAGCTGGCCGTGAGCATGCCGATGACAAGGCCGCGACGCGCCACGAACCAGCGGTTGGCCACCACTGCGCCGAGCACCAGCGCGGTCATGCCGGTGCCCAGGCCCAGCATCAGGCTCCACAGGAAGAAGAGCTGCCAGAGCTGCGACGCCATGGTGACCAGCGCCATGCCCAGGCCGACGAGCGCCAGGCCGGTGCAGACCACGGCGCGCAGGCCGTAGCGCTCCATCAGCACAGCAGCAAACGGGCCCATGAGGCCGAACAACGCGAAGCGCAGTGCGAGCGCCGACGAGATCTGCTCGGTGCTCCAGCCGAACTCCTTGCCCAGCGGCTGCAGCATGGCGCCCGGCAGGCCCAGTGCGGCCGACATGGTCAGCATGGTCAGGAAGGTGATGGCGGCGACGATCCATCCGTAGTGGATGCCGCGGCGCTGGAGCCATGCGGAAACGGGGGTGGCGAACATGGGACCTCGGCTGTTGGAATGAGATGTGGAGGAGGAGAAAAGAAAGCAGTGCCCCGCGCAGCGACGCGCGTGAAACGAAAGGGGTGTTGCGCGGTGCCCGGGTTCAGTCGGCGCAGTCGGGCGCGTCTTCGGTGCCAAGCAGTTCGAGCGACTCGTCGATAAGCAGATGCAGCGCCAGCACGCGCTCCACGCCCAGCAGTGCGTTGAGCTTCTGCTGAGCGGTCTTCCAGTGGTGCTGCGCCTCGCGCCACTTGTCTTCGCCTTCGGGCGTGAGTGCAACCAGCCGGCTGCGCGCATCGGCGCCGGCGGTTTGCGCCACCCAACCCGCGGCGATCAGCGGCTGCAGGTTGCGGCTCAGCGTGGAGGCGGTCATCTTGAGTTCGGCCGCGAAGTCGACCGGGCGCGTGGCGCCCAGGCGCTTGAGGTGCGACAGCAGCGAGTACTGTGTGGTCTTCAGGCCGCTTTGCGACACCTCGGCGTCGTAGTGCTGCGAGAGGCGTCGCATCAGTTGCCGCACCTTGAAACTGGTGCAGCCGCGGGGTTTGGTCTGGATGTCCATGAGGTATTATTGTATGTGCAACTATTGCATATGCAACTTACCCGACCCGCCAAAGCCCCCAGAAGGAACACAGGCATGACGACGAACCCACTCAATCTGCTCGACGCATGGATCGCCGAAGAGCGACAGATCACCGACCGCCTCGACGGCGGCCCGGGCCCCGGACTGGCCCGACCCGAGCAGCTCGCCGGCAAGACCGGCCTCGAAATCATGCAGGCCATGCTGAACGGCGACATCCCCTATGCCGCGATTGCCAAGACGCTCGACTTCACCATCCTGTCAGTCAGCAAGGGTCATGCCGTGTTCCAGGGCACGCCGCTGCCGCAACACCTGAACCCGCTGGGCACCATCCACGGTGGCTGGGTCGCCACCCTGCTCGACTCGGCTCTGGGCTGCTCGATCCACACGATGATGCCGCCCGGCCGCGCCTACACGACCGCCGAACTCGGCGTGAACTACGTGAAGGGCCTCACGCCCAAGGTGCAGCGCGTGCGTGCCGAAGGCAAGGTGATCCATTGCGGCAAGCAACTCGCCACCGCCGAGGCGCGCCTGTTCGGCCCCGATGGCACGCTGTACGCGCACGCGACGACGACCTGCCTGGTGTTCGAGATTCCGCCGGCACGCTGAGGCAAGTAGGCCTTCGACCCGTAAGTCCAAAGGCAGCGCCCTACCTCCTCCCAGTGATAATTATTCTCATCGGCGCCGCAGACCCGCTTTGCCGCCGATGCATTCCAGAACACGTCACTGCTCCCGGAGGATCCTTCATGACCGAACGCTCCCGCGTCCAAGGCCGCCGCGCTGCGCGCGCACTTCTCGGCGTCAGCGCCACCTGGCTGGCCGTCACCGCCCTGCCCGCACAGGCCGCCGCTGCCGACGAACTCACGCTCTACACGACGCGCGAGCCCGCGCTGATCCAGCCGCTGATCTCGGCCTTCAGCGCGCAGAGCAAGATCAAGGTCAACACCGTGTTCGTGAAAGACGGCCTGCTGGAGCGCGTCAAGGCCGAAGGCGCACGCTCGCCGGCCGACGTGCTGATGACGGTGGACATCGGCAACCTGATGGACCTGGTCGACGGCGGCGTGACACAGCCGGTGAAGTCGGCTGCGCTCGAATCGGCCATTCCGGCCAACCTGCGCGGTGCCGACGGCCAGTGGTTCTCGCTGTCGCTGCGCGCCCGTGTGCTGTATGCAGACAAGAGCCAGCCGCTGACCAGCTTCCGCTACGAAGACCTGGCCAACCCGAAGTACAAGGGCAAGGTCTGCATCCGCGCGGGCCAGCATCCCTACAACACCGCGCTCGTGGCCGCGCTGATCGCGCATGACGGCGAGGCCAAGGCCGAGCAGTGGCTGCGCGGCGTGAAGGCCAACCTGGCACGCAAGGCGACCGGCGGCGACCGCGACGTGGCGCGCGACATCCTCGGCGGCATCTGCGACGTGGGCCTGGCCAACTCGTACTACGTGGGCCAGATGAAGAGCGCCAAGGAAGGCACCGACGCGCGCAAATGGGGCGACGCCATCAAGGTCATTCGCCCGACGTTCTCCAATGCAAAGAGCGGCGGCACGCACGTCAACATCAGTGGTGCGTCCGTGGCGAAGAATGCACCGCAACGCGCCAACGCTGTCAAGCTGCTCGAATTCCTGGTGTCGGAGCCGGCCCAATCGCTCTATGCGCAGGCCAACTACGAATACCCGGTGCGCAAGGGCGTCGCGCTCGACCCGATCATCAGCCAGACCATCGGCGAGCTGAAGGTCGACCCGCTGCCGCTGACCGAGATTGCCAAGTACCGCAAGCAGGCCAGCGCGCTGGTCGACAAGGTCGGCTTCGACCAGTGACGGACCTGGCCGGGCACGCCTTGAAAGTGCCTGAAGAATGTTGTTGATAGCGCGGCGCCAGCCGCCGGGCCTGCAGGCTGCGGGTCCGGTCTGGCGCTGGACTTCGTTCGCCATCGCCATCGGCGTGCTTGCGCCAGTGCTCACGCTGGCGTGGCTCGCCTTCGGTTCCGGCGTGGGACATTGGGGCCCGCTGTTCG includes:
- a CDS encoding MFS transporter — encoded protein: MFATPVSAWLQRRGIHYGWIVAAITFLTMLTMSAALGLPGAMLQPLGKEFGWSTEQISSALALRFALFGLMGPFAAVLMERYGLRAVVCTGLALVGLGMALVTMASQLWQLFFLWSLMLGLGTGMTALVLGAVVANRWFVARRGLVIGMLTASSATGQLAFLPFAAWMIEHWGWRSAIVPIVIGSILIGVLALCFMRNRPSDIGLLPYGEVPGTQPAAPVAAAPMMNFATPFRVLKEVSTNRTFWILAGTFFICGLSTNGLVQTHFISLCGDNGMGAVPAASVLAMMGAFDFVGTILSGWLSDRYDNRKLLFWYYGLRGLSLFWLPHSEFTIYGLGIFAMFYGLDWIATVPPTVKLAGAAFGPAKVGLVFGWIFAAHQLGAATAAYGAGFARTLLLTYTPALYAAGAACLVAALLVMMIRRPAAKTGAPASTASKASTSTARA
- a CDS encoding PaaI family thioesterase; the encoded protein is MTTNPLNLLDAWIAEERQITDRLDGGPGPGLARPEQLAGKTGLEIMQAMLNGDIPYAAIAKTLDFTILSVSKGHAVFQGTPLPQHLNPLGTIHGGWVATLLDSALGCSIHTMMPPGRAYTTAELGVNYVKGLTPKVQRVRAEGKVIHCGKQLATAEARLFGPDGTLYAHATTTCLVFEIPPAR
- a CDS encoding SDR family oxidoreductase; this translates as MKIKDSVVFITGANRGLGLAFAKAALAAGARKVYGAARDPKSITLAGVTPVALDVTQAAQIEAAVRACGDVTLLVNNAGISRGSSFLGAGAVDAARAEFETNFFGPWALTQAFAPVLAVNGGGAVVNVLSALSWTTFPSVATYSATKSAAWSLSNGLRNELAGQGTQITSLHVAFMDTDMAAHVPGAKASPDDVARQALDGVEAGKPEVLADAVTRQLKQGLSSETPPYAASPARAAA
- a CDS encoding MATE family efflux transporter, translated to MSTATSSIASSADLDPRTRRLLEAPIVPTLLRLAAPNVLVMVAQASVGLIETYFVGKLGTDALAGMALVFPIVMLMQMTSSGAMGGGIASSIARALGARRRADADALVWHAIVIALGFGLCFTLALLFGGRWLYGIMGGTGPALDAALTYSNWVFAGAVLVWLFNSLSAIIRGTGNMSVPANVTVVGVVFLIPASPLLIFGWGPIPGMGIAGGAMALLLYYLLGSIALIVYLRSPRSLLRPTLAALKLRWPLFRDILRIGLVGAVSTVATNLSIGIATALTGHFGSGALAGYGTASRLEYLLVPLVFGLGAPLVAMVGTCMGAGQRERALRATWAGAGLAFALTETIGLAAAFFPRPWLLLFGNDPAMLETGTHYLRVVGPLYGFFGVGLVLYFASQGAGRLLWPVLGNIARLAVAGTGGWLALRWGGGLTGVFAAQGVALVVYGIVIASAIAGGAWFGRVGWPRSTTGLLRRVAQA
- a CDS encoding MarR family winged helix-turn-helix transcriptional regulator, whose product is MDIQTKPRGCTSFKVRQLMRRLSQHYDAEVSQSGLKTTQYSLLSHLKRLGATRPVDFAAELKMTASTLSRNLQPLIAAGWVAQTAGADARSRLVALTPEGEDKWREAQHHWKTAQQKLNALLGVERVLALHLLIDESLELLGTEDAPDCAD
- a CDS encoding Fe(3+) ABC transporter substrate-binding protein, which produces MTERSRVQGRRAARALLGVSATWLAVTALPAQAAAADELTLYTTREPALIQPLISAFSAQSKIKVNTVFVKDGLLERVKAEGARSPADVLMTVDIGNLMDLVDGGVTQPVKSAALESAIPANLRGADGQWFSLSLRARVLYADKSQPLTSFRYEDLANPKYKGKVCIRAGQHPYNTALVAALIAHDGEAKAEQWLRGVKANLARKATGGDRDVARDILGGICDVGLANSYYVGQMKSAKEGTDARKWGDAIKVIRPTFSNAKSGGTHVNISGASVAKNAPQRANAVKLLEFLVSEPAQSLYAQANYEYPVRKGVALDPIISQTIGELKVDPLPLTEIAKYRKQASALVDKVGFDQ